The following proteins come from a genomic window of Gimesia chilikensis:
- a CDS encoding DUF805 domain-containing protein, with amino-acid sequence MNWYLTVLKKYAEFSGRARRKEYWMFVLMNFLVGIVIAFIGAIIGETGGLISVSLSGVYSLFIFIPSLAVTVRRLHDTNKSGWWILISLVPLIGGLVLLIFMIMDSDPNTNAYGANPKAAPEPV; translated from the coding sequence ATGAACTGGTACTTGACTGTCCTCAAGAAATATGCTGAATTTTCCGGCCGAGCCCGCAGAAAAGAGTACTGGATGTTCGTGTTGATGAACTTCCTGGTCGGGATCGTCATTGCGTTTATCGGAGCAATCATTGGAGAGACAGGCGGGCTGATCTCCGTCTCCCTCTCCGGCGTGTACTCGTTATTCATCTTCATCCCCAGCCTCGCGGTCACCGTCCGTCGCCTGCACGATACCAACAAAAGTGGCTGGTGGATTCTGATTTCTCTCGTCCCGTTGATTGGTGGTCTGGTCCTGCTGATCTTCATGATTATGGACAGTGATCCCAACACCAATGCCTACGGCGCCAATCCTAAAGCGGCCCCGGAACCTGTGTAA
- a CDS encoding SET domain-containing protein — MIHPKTELKFISNEIGYGVVATEFIPAGSITWVLDKLDREFSSNEFQSMDEIYQNILDTYSFRNNKGNLVLCWDNGRYVNHSFNSNCLTTAYDFEIAIRDIHPGEQLTDDYGYLNIPSPFRGIDEGTRRKIVYPNDLIKYYKVWDRKLLKVFHHIPSLEQPLKQLLSDEMWDEIVEISRGNQEMKSILTNYYNGEEDRQPELQEV, encoded by the coding sequence ATGATACACCCCAAAACTGAGCTGAAATTCATCAGCAACGAAATCGGTTACGGCGTTGTTGCCACCGAATTCATCCCCGCCGGCTCTATCACCTGGGTCCTCGACAAACTCGACCGCGAGTTTAGCTCGAACGAGTTTCAATCGATGGACGAGATCTACCAGAACATCCTGGATACTTACTCGTTCCGCAATAACAAGGGGAATCTGGTCCTCTGCTGGGACAACGGCCGCTACGTCAACCACAGCTTCAACTCCAACTGTCTCACCACCGCTTACGACTTCGAAATCGCGATCAGAGACATCCACCCCGGCGAACAGTTGACTGACGATTACGGCTACTTGAATATCCCCTCTCCCTTCCGGGGCATCGATGAAGGCACCCGCCGCAAAATCGTGTACCCCAACGACCTGATTAAATACTACAAGGTCTGGGACCGCAAACTGCTCAAAGTCTTTCACCACATTCCCAGCCTGGAACAGCCGCTGAAACAGCTGCTCTCAGACGAGATGTGGGATGAAATTGTGGAAATCTCCCGGGGAAACCAGGAGATGAAGTCGATTCTCACGAATTACTATAACGGCGAGGAAGACCGACAACCCGAACTGCAGGAAGTCTGA
- a CDS encoding YegJ family protein, producing MRASSLTSLILLTALSLSTGCDNQPPRSGELVEREGEPAITYVKSDDPKMVAAIDKARGSFNQFQTAFEKQQPGQDFFSVKLLVEDGEHQEHVWTTPVRIEAGKYYGTLDNEPYQIKKYVVGDEINIPVDQISDWMYVDDGKLVGGYTLRVVRDSLNEEQRKEFDTTIPFKIE from the coding sequence ATGCGAGCCTCATCCCTCACCTCCCTGATTCTGCTGACAGCCCTCAGCCTGAGCACCGGGTGTGATAACCAGCCACCCCGCTCGGGTGAGTTGGTCGAACGCGAAGGCGAACCGGCAATTACCTACGTCAAATCAGATGATCCGAAGATGGTCGCTGCGATCGATAAGGCCCGCGGCAGCTTCAACCAGTTCCAGACGGCATTCGAGAAACAGCAGCCCGGTCAGGACTTCTTTTCGGTAAAGTTACTCGTGGAAGACGGCGAACACCAGGAACATGTCTGGACGACTCCGGTCCGTATCGAAGCGGGCAAATATTACGGCACCCTGGATAACGAGCCTTATCAGATCAAAAAATATGTCGTGGGAGATGAGATCAACATTCCCGTGGATCAGATATCAGACTGGATGTACGTGGATGATGGTAAACTGGTCGGCGGATACACCTTGCGTGTCGTCCGCGACAGTTTGAACGAAGAACAGCGAAAAGAGTTCGACACGACCATTCCCTTCAAAATTGAATAG
- a CDS encoding 50S ribosome-binding protein YggL — protein sequence MRKRLRKKKHLGEFKEWCITVEVHLDPGVDYQAFLDDWIERAIEGNQCQFGGGGKSPLLEGIIQLGLASHGLQERLTEISNWLEQHPAVQDYQFGPLVDCWYDSGGAN from the coding sequence ATGCGAAAACGGCTCCGTAAAAAGAAACATTTGGGGGAATTCAAGGAATGGTGTATCACCGTGGAAGTCCACCTCGATCCGGGAGTCGATTATCAAGCATTTCTCGATGACTGGATTGAAAGAGCCATAGAAGGCAATCAGTGCCAGTTTGGTGGGGGCGGCAAGTCTCCGCTTCTGGAAGGCATCATTCAGCTTGGTCTGGCAAGTCACGGTCTGCAGGAACGCCTGACTGAAATAAGCAACTGGCTGGAGCAGCACCCTGCTGTGCAGGATTATCAGTTCGGTCCTCTGGTCGACTGCTGGTATGATTCTGGCGGCGCAAACTGA
- a CDS encoding TetR/AcrR family transcriptional regulator: MNKTPRASSARKRIVETAERLFYAEGIRAVGIDRVIAEAGVAKMTLYNHFASKDDLVLAVLKYREEQFDLYIKQRMMEHQSAGLKPLRAFFAALKDWFECPDYRGCAFINATSELADSNPAATEFCAEHKRRFKQQLADIIIESEGDQAAAVAPAISVLVEGAIVTSVSEGNSEAAEIAEAAAFQLIAGVLSQ; this comes from the coding sequence ATGAATAAGACACCCAGAGCATCCAGTGCCCGCAAACGCATCGTCGAAACAGCCGAAAGACTGTTTTATGCAGAGGGCATCCGCGCCGTCGGCATCGACCGGGTGATCGCGGAAGCGGGTGTCGCCAAGATGACGCTCTACAATCATTTTGCCTCCAAGGACGACCTCGTCCTGGCGGTGCTGAAATATCGGGAGGAACAATTTGACCTGTATATCAAACAACGGATGATGGAACATCAGTCAGCCGGCTTGAAACCGCTGCGTGCCTTCTTCGCTGCCTTGAAAGACTGGTTCGAATGTCCGGATTATCGTGGGTGTGCCTTCATCAACGCCACCTCGGAACTGGCCGATTCGAACCCGGCGGCAACCGAATTCTGTGCCGAGCACAAACGTCGTTTCAAACAGCAACTGGCTGACATCATTATCGAGTCCGAAGGTGACCAGGCCGCGGCGGTCGCACCCGCGATTTCCGTCCTCGTCGAAGGGGCCATCGTCACCTCAGTCAGCGAAGGAAATTCCGAGGCAGCTGAAATTGCCGAAGCGGCTGCCTTTCAACTGATTGCCGGTGTGCTCTCGCAGTAA
- a CDS encoding carboxymuconolactone decarboxylase family protein, whose translation MPRLTALTNAAATDKARTLMDAVQQKLGMTPNLMRTMAHSPAVLESYLQFSGLLKQGALTDQHREQVSLTVAEANECDYCLAAHSTLGKMAGLSPEQIRDSRAGVDSDPQSAALLKFSRTIVHKRGQVSDEDLQEVRDAGFSDEQVAEIAANVALNIFTNYFNNIAQTEVDFPEVEPLCAGNACSH comes from the coding sequence ATGCCACGTTTAACCGCACTCACCAACGCAGCCGCTACCGACAAAGCCCGCACCCTGATGGATGCTGTTCAACAGAAACTGGGGATGACTCCCAATCTGATGAGAACCATGGCACACTCCCCTGCTGTCCTCGAGTCTTATCTGCAGTTCAGCGGACTGTTGAAACAGGGAGCCCTGACAGATCAGCATCGGGAGCAGGTCTCATTGACTGTCGCGGAAGCGAATGAGTGTGACTACTGCCTGGCCGCCCACAGCACCCTGGGGAAAATGGCAGGACTGAGTCCGGAACAGATCCGGGACAGCCGCGCAGGTGTCGACAGCGATCCGCAGTCGGCAGCCCTGCTCAAGTTCTCCCGGACGATCGTCCACAAACGGGGTCAGGTTTCTGACGAGGATCTGCAGGAAGTACGTGACGCCGGTTTCAGCGACGAACAGGTCGCCGAGATCGCCGCCAATGTGGCCCTCAACATCTTTACAAACTACTTCAATAACATCGCCCAGACCGAAGTCGATTTCCCGGAAGTCGAACCACTCTGTGCGGGCAACGCCTGCAGCCACTGA
- a CDS encoding pyridoxamine 5'-phosphate oxidase family protein yields the protein MHSIPSDIAFTESVKALQSRNGSRSQYARMEQGSGWQTKITDDLQDFLSHLDMFYLGTASRTGQPYIQYRGGNPGFLKVLDESTLGFADFAGNRQFITLGNLSENPQAFLFLIDYVHRRRVKIWGTARVVEDDAALLTRLHDPTYPGRVERAILFTISAWDVNCPQHIHPRLPQQEILPLLEQLREENRQLKTELARLQSQPESGQ from the coding sequence ATGCACTCGATTCCCAGCGATATCGCCTTTACTGAATCAGTCAAAGCATTACAGTCCCGCAATGGTTCTCGCTCCCAGTATGCCCGTATGGAACAGGGATCAGGCTGGCAGACGAAAATAACCGACGATCTGCAGGACTTTCTGTCGCACCTCGATATGTTTTACCTGGGTACCGCCAGCCGCACCGGGCAACCTTACATTCAGTATCGGGGCGGTAATCCGGGCTTTCTCAAAGTCCTCGACGAGTCCACACTCGGCTTTGCCGACTTCGCGGGCAACCGACAGTTCATTACCCTGGGAAATCTCTCAGAGAACCCGCAGGCCTTTCTGTTCCTGATCGATTACGTCCACCGTCGCCGCGTCAAAATCTGGGGCACGGCGCGCGTCGTGGAAGATGACGCCGCACTGCTGACGCGTCTGCACGACCCCACCTACCCGGGAAGGGTCGAACGGGCCATCCTGTTTACGATCTCGGCCTGGGACGTCAACTGCCCGCAGCACATCCACCCGCGTCTGCCCCAGCAGGAGATCCTGCCACTGCTCGAACAGCTGCGCGAAGAAAACCGTCAGCTCAAAACAGAACTGGCCCGACTCCAGTCGCAACCGGAATCAGGCCAGTAA
- a CDS encoding right-handed parallel beta-helix repeat-containing protein, giving the protein MNARVSSRLLALLLLTAPGLFAPAYAHAQDPEWLQEDDYLYRAYFDFSGAAGGYRDVGQGLLFIPLAQDGESLFFADLRGNIFNDSSAEGNFGLAYRKMVNDQWIAGMYGFYDVRRSQYNNIFRQGSFGFELMSIEWDFRVNGYIPNQKQQRVDGLSTAYLSGNNVVVRAGEERAYWGTDLEIGRLLKTFDQMPIDAELRGYVGGYYFDNNAPNFEKMTGPRARVEFRMFDLPFLGNGSRVVLAGQYQHDDVRGSQGEGLLTVRIPLPGNGDSQKLTRFQRRMVNPIQRDIDIVLNQGQAPEECAKLQLNGQSLENITVIDANTANAEAVFNAAGADSVVLFDGSAGTIDTATGFVFNDGQLALTGGTSVNVVGCSSGAVTSFQYGGQPTVRGVNTINDIFTMADNSTMVGLTLTGGRNGIYGNNLSGFTITGNSINGAFEDGVHLDGDTNGTITNNTFTANGVVTGNDGLEIEHMTGGLVSGNTSRANEYGYYFSRVSGGTISNNLAELNVTDGFDFDHFEGGTLTGNTAQYNGEDGFYFDDDVTGGEISNNIARENYNFGFDFYGVDGGTISGNQAIGNDYAGFAFYGKINGGTFTNNIANLNDAGFYFDDNVNGGTFTGNVANENNLNGFWFDDDVENATFTGNSASQNGVNGIKFADTVGVGTLVSGNSALNNLDDGFDFEDVNGGTIINNLAQGNQEDGFDFDDDFVSGTFSNNTSIGNAENGFDFVDPIFGGTLDGNSAQNNGGAGFSIWSFSGGNTATFSNNSAIDNALQGYDVQSGTPQNGTGTNTGSDNGSDNSF; this is encoded by the coding sequence ATGAACGCTAGAGTTTCCTCTCGACTTCTAGCCCTGCTGCTCCTGACTGCGCCAGGTCTGTTTGCGCCTGCTTACGCACATGCTCAGGATCCGGAATGGCTCCAGGAAGATGATTATCTGTATCGCGCCTATTTTGATTTCTCAGGGGCAGCCGGCGGCTACCGTGATGTCGGACAGGGGCTGCTGTTTATTCCACTGGCACAAGACGGCGAAAGTCTGTTCTTCGCGGATCTGCGCGGGAATATCTTCAACGATTCTTCTGCCGAGGGGAATTTCGGCCTGGCCTACCGCAAGATGGTCAACGATCAGTGGATCGCGGGCATGTACGGCTTCTACGATGTCCGTCGCAGTCAGTACAACAACATCTTCCGCCAGGGAAGTTTCGGCTTCGAGCTGATGAGCATCGAATGGGACTTCCGGGTAAACGGTTATATCCCCAATCAGAAACAGCAACGCGTGGATGGTCTCTCGACGGCTTATCTGAGCGGCAATAACGTGGTCGTGCGGGCTGGTGAAGAACGGGCTTACTGGGGAACCGATCTGGAAATCGGGCGGCTGCTGAAGACTTTCGATCAGATGCCGATCGATGCAGAACTCAGAGGTTATGTAGGCGGTTACTACTTTGATAATAATGCCCCCAACTTCGAAAAAATGACCGGTCCCCGGGCTCGCGTGGAATTCCGGATGTTCGATCTACCGTTTCTGGGGAATGGTTCGCGTGTGGTACTGGCGGGACAGTATCAGCATGACGATGTCAGAGGTTCACAGGGGGAGGGGCTGTTGACCGTGCGAATTCCGCTGCCCGGCAATGGAGACAGTCAGAAGCTGACCCGCTTCCAGCGTCGGATGGTTAATCCGATTCAGCGTGATATCGACATCGTGTTGAATCAGGGACAGGCACCGGAGGAATGTGCGAAGCTGCAGCTAAACGGTCAATCGCTGGAGAATATCACCGTCATCGACGCCAATACCGCGAACGCCGAGGCGGTATTCAATGCGGCTGGGGCGGACAGCGTGGTTCTGTTTGACGGAAGTGCCGGCACGATTGATACCGCGACCGGCTTTGTCTTCAACGATGGACAGCTGGCACTGACCGGCGGTACCAGTGTGAATGTGGTAGGTTGTAGCTCGGGAGCTGTGACCAGCTTTCAGTATGGCGGGCAGCCAACCGTCAGAGGGGTGAATACAATCAATGATATCTTCACCATGGCGGACAACTCGACAATGGTGGGACTGACATTGACCGGTGGTCGCAACGGGATATACGGGAATAACCTGAGCGGTTTCACGATTACCGGCAACAGCATCAATGGTGCGTTTGAAGACGGTGTGCATCTGGATGGCGATACGAATGGTACCATCACCAACAACACATTTACTGCCAACGGAGTCGTGACCGGCAACGATGGTCTGGAAATCGAACATATGACCGGTGGTCTCGTATCGGGGAACACGTCGCGGGCGAACGAATATGGATATTACTTCAGCCGGGTCAGCGGGGGGACGATCAGCAACAACCTGGCTGAGTTGAACGTGACCGATGGTTTCGATTTCGATCACTTCGAAGGGGGAACACTCACGGGGAATACCGCACAGTATAACGGTGAAGACGGGTTCTACTTCGATGACGATGTGACCGGTGGTGAAATCTCAAATAACATCGCTCGGGAAAACTATAACTTTGGTTTTGACTTCTATGGTGTGGATGGCGGGACCATCAGTGGTAACCAGGCGATTGGCAATGACTATGCTGGCTTCGCGTTCTACGGAAAAATCAACGGCGGAACATTCACCAATAACATCGCGAATCTGAATGACGCCGGTTTCTACTTTGATGATAATGTCAATGGCGGAACATTCACTGGAAACGTGGCCAACGAGAATAATCTGAACGGCTTCTGGTTTGATGACGATGTCGAGAACGCAACCTTCACCGGAAACAGTGCCAGCCAGAACGGTGTGAACGGGATCAAGTTTGCTGATACTGTTGGTGTGGGAACCCTGGTCAGCGGTAACTCTGCTCTCAACAACCTGGATGATGGTTTCGACTTTGAAGATGTGAATGGCGGAACGATTATCAATAACCTGGCACAGGGGAATCAGGAAGACGGCTTTGACTTCGACGACGACTTCGTGAGTGGAACGTTCAGCAATAATACCTCGATTGGAAATGCGGAGAATGGGTTTGACTTTGTTGATCCCATCTTCGGTGGCACACTGGACGGCAACAGTGCCCAGAATAACGGTGGGGCTGGTTTCTCGATCTGGAGTTTCTCCGGCGGTAACACCGCAACCTTCTCGAATAACTCTGCCATCGACAATGCCCTGCAGGGTTACGACGTGCAATCGGGGACTCCGCAGAACGGTACGGGAACGAACACCGGCTCTGATAACGGCAGTGATAACAGCTTCTAA
- a CDS encoding SUMF1/EgtB/PvdO family nonheme iron enzyme, which yields MSFPALPQIEIEQKLLAVVSETLDIPLQKLSLDDRIIEDLRADSLDLTELMMSLEDAFQITIPDDPSDPIHKEIFTRQPFRLSDLVELVTLQMGTRAVPRANWFRQPATQPGMGQRVPFTQLDGIGKRSALTEPDLFVPMDSTRPCTMWLRRTDGMRCIHIPADTVLLGSDTPTANPDERPLHKVDLDSFLIDAEPVSTTAYCRFLNSIGQLPESFLTDWFVLDPEDDRDEHMLIQHTSTYGWQPLLGTETWPMILVSWYGANAYSLWANNRLWSNYRDEASDPEGSFLPTEAQWEYAARGATPRVYPWGDAAPTPEKLRAGLHRQKINYEAQSLPLCPVNEALGMSPFGLHHMAGNVWQWCRDWYNESFYHHPEATEPNAWNHQPTRVRSERGGSWVGPNILCRSSYRRGRPPIARGRCLGFRCVSSVSDLPAAHP from the coding sequence ATGTCGTTTCCCGCATTACCCCAGATCGAAATCGAACAGAAACTCCTGGCCGTCGTCTCCGAGACATTGGATATTCCTCTGCAAAAGCTCTCGCTGGATGATCGCATCATTGAAGATCTGCGTGCTGACAGTCTGGACCTGACGGAACTCATGATGAGCCTGGAAGACGCGTTTCAGATCACGATTCCCGATGATCCCAGCGATCCCATCCATAAAGAGATCTTCACCCGCCAGCCCTTTCGACTCAGTGACCTGGTGGAACTGGTAACCCTGCAGATGGGAACGCGTGCGGTACCTCGTGCCAACTGGTTTCGTCAACCAGCCACTCAACCCGGGATGGGACAGCGCGTCCCTTTCACTCAACTGGATGGCATCGGCAAACGGTCCGCACTGACGGAACCCGACTTGTTCGTCCCCATGGATTCCACGCGTCCCTGTACCATGTGGCTCAGACGCACTGATGGCATGCGCTGCATCCACATTCCAGCCGATACCGTATTACTGGGTAGCGACACTCCCACAGCCAACCCCGATGAACGCCCCCTGCATAAGGTGGACCTCGATTCCTTTCTGATCGACGCCGAACCGGTCTCGACGACCGCCTACTGCCGCTTTCTGAATTCCATCGGTCAGCTCCCCGAATCGTTCCTGACCGACTGGTTTGTCCTCGATCCGGAAGATGACCGCGACGAGCATATGTTGATTCAACATACCTCTACCTACGGCTGGCAGCCACTGCTCGGCACCGAAACCTGGCCGATGATTCTGGTCTCCTGGTATGGCGCGAACGCCTATTCGCTCTGGGCCAATAATCGGCTCTGGAGCAACTACCGCGACGAAGCCAGCGATCCCGAGGGAAGCTTTCTCCCCACCGAAGCCCAATGGGAATACGCGGCCCGCGGCGCCACTCCACGTGTCTATCCCTGGGGTGATGCAGCCCCCACCCCGGAAAAACTGCGCGCCGGCCTGCATCGGCAGAAAATCAACTACGAAGCGCAGTCTCTCCCTCTCTGTCCTGTCAACGAAGCACTCGGTATGTCCCCCTTCGGCCTGCATCACATGGCGGGGAATGTCTGGCAATGGTGCCGCGACTGGTACAACGAATCTTTCTACCACCACCCCGAGGCGACAGAGCCGAATGCCTGGAATCACCAGCCCACACGCGTCCGCAGCGAGCGGGGCGGCAGTTGGGTCGGCCCGAACATTCTCTGCCGCAGTTCCTATCGCCGCGGCCGCCCCCCCATCGCCCGCGGCCGCTGCCTCGGCTTCCGCTGCGTTAGCTCGGTTAGTGATCTGCCTGCAGCGCATCCCTGA
- a CDS encoding PcfJ domain-containing protein — translation MSHRKGTYTKQNAAAELLAHLQSLGLETPEDYRQWCVENGFRTSFRKSRFQRREELLYFRRQMAVNSLRQRKQEQRSIVDKLEAVCSKEVSKKSITDPVLRMIWQLHDQESPCINHSEMTRDSFMRLVSHLYCSKTKFILDRVALTQQRYPWGVRYIDALVFIASKASYWIRPIETWKPRGTSARRQFSSLLRHLFVKYQMPRFFDSVWLVNYTPECEDWREWYLEVGQGQNIRNCRLPVSYSKKMAHFFMQAPQDLTILQALRWGQVLGMGGDPGLGRAIMQSPFPEELSNDQFWTTVIQWLIHHASLDRRQIQSIVEFLRYQRFGVFTIPGDNGVYDEVDAPAPDYSIKGRTPRSLLRDVADWHREQEQKSKIPECTWDASGIREFDYEDENRWMIREILTSDDLVTEGNQMKHCVASYIGNCTGGESSIWSMQIELQQGFKKAITIEVRKDNNLISEVRGKANRLPNPRERNVLRRWAETAGLKFSRYVNV, via the coding sequence ATGTCCCACAGAAAAGGAACGTACACAAAACAGAATGCCGCTGCTGAATTGCTCGCGCATCTGCAAAGCCTCGGCTTAGAAACACCAGAGGATTATCGCCAGTGGTGCGTCGAGAATGGATTTCGCACCAGTTTCCGTAAGAGTCGGTTTCAGCGGCGCGAGGAACTGCTTTATTTCCGTCGCCAGATGGCAGTCAACTCTCTCAGACAGAGAAAACAGGAACAGCGGTCGATTGTTGATAAGCTGGAGGCTGTTTGTTCTAAGGAGGTCAGTAAAAAATCCATTACTGATCCTGTATTGAGAATGATCTGGCAACTGCATGATCAGGAAAGTCCCTGCATCAACCATAGCGAAATGACACGCGATTCATTTATGAGGCTGGTCTCCCACCTGTATTGCAGTAAAACGAAGTTTATATTGGATCGAGTAGCATTAACTCAGCAGAGATATCCCTGGGGAGTGCGATACATTGACGCACTGGTTTTCATTGCGTCCAAAGCGAGTTACTGGATTCGACCGATTGAAACCTGGAAACCCAGAGGTACAAGCGCCCGGCGACAGTTTTCGTCGCTTTTGAGACACCTGTTCGTCAAATACCAGATGCCTCGTTTTTTCGATTCCGTCTGGCTGGTAAATTACACTCCGGAGTGCGAGGACTGGAGGGAGTGGTATCTCGAAGTCGGACAAGGACAGAATATCCGAAACTGCCGTTTGCCGGTTTCCTATTCGAAAAAAATGGCGCACTTTTTTATGCAGGCGCCACAGGATCTTACGATCTTACAGGCGCTGCGCTGGGGACAGGTTCTGGGGATGGGTGGAGATCCTGGTCTGGGCCGGGCAATCATGCAGTCCCCTTTTCCCGAAGAATTATCAAATGACCAGTTTTGGACCACGGTCATTCAATGGCTGATTCATCATGCAAGTCTGGATCGCCGACAGATTCAGTCTATCGTTGAATTCTTACGGTATCAGCGTTTTGGAGTCTTCACAATCCCTGGTGATAATGGTGTGTATGATGAAGTTGATGCCCCTGCACCTGATTATTCCATTAAGGGACGGACTCCGCGTTCTTTATTGCGGGATGTTGCCGACTGGCACCGTGAACAGGAACAAAAAAGTAAAATTCCCGAATGTACCTGGGATGCTAGCGGAATTCGTGAGTTTGATTATGAAGATGAAAATCGATGGATGATCCGCGAGATATTAACCAGCGATGATCTGGTTACAGAAGGGAACCAGATGAAGCATTGTGTCGCGAGTTATATTGGAAATTGTACCGGCGGCGAAAGTTCGATCTGGTCGATGCAGATTGAGCTTCAGCAGGGTTTCAAAAAGGCGATTACCATTGAGGTCCGTAAAGACAACAACCTGATCAGTGAAGTGCGGGGTAAGGCGAATCGATTGCCAAATCCGAGAGAGCGTAACGTCCTGCGTCGCTGGGCAGAGACAGCGGGGCTCAAGTTTTCGCGCTATGTTAATGTCTGA
- a CDS encoding AAA family ATPase: protein MQAIIFTGIPGAGKTSFYRQEFFATHVRISLDLLKTRARETRFLETCLQTGQQFVVDNTSPSREERAKYIQLARQAGFSITGYYFASRVDPCLQRNAEREHPARVPDVAILSAARRLQRPSLKEGFDQLFYVSLQQVEFQVEEWNDEL, encoded by the coding sequence ATGCAGGCCATCATCTTCACAGGCATACCGGGAGCAGGAAAAACTTCGTTTTATCGACAGGAGTTTTTCGCCACACACGTGCGCATCAGCCTGGACCTGTTGAAAACGCGGGCTCGGGAAACACGTTTCCTGGAAACCTGCCTGCAGACCGGCCAGCAATTCGTGGTCGACAATACGAGTCCGAGCCGCGAAGAACGTGCCAAATACATACAGCTGGCCCGCCAGGCCGGCTTTAGCATCACCGGTTATTATTTTGCCTCCCGCGTAGATCCCTGCCTGCAGCGGAATGCAGAACGCGAACACCCCGCGAGGGTTCCCGACGTCGCAATCCTGTCTGCAGCCCGACGCTTGCAGCGCCCGTCGCTGAAGGAAGGCTTCGACCAACTGTTTTATGTCAGTCTGCAACAGGTAGAGTTCCAGGTTGAGGAGTGGAACGATGAACTTTGA
- a CDS encoding tRNA(His) guanylyltransferase Thg1 family protein codes for MNFDELDQKMRVYETAADTCVLPDMYMVARLDGRGFTRLTKEVCAFERPFDAQFRDMMVRTTKALLSCGFRIVYAFTESDEISLLFDREEQLFGRKLRKLNSLLAGEASAQFSLQLGQVATFDCRISQLPNQDRVIDYFRWRSADAARNALNAHCYWCLRKEGRDARQATQELSGLTFGQKNELLFQRGINFNDLPARQKQGIAVYWEEFDKPAVNPLTGEAVVALRRRLIVNDQLPRKTEYTEFLTQLLDAS; via the coding sequence ATGAACTTTGATGAACTGGATCAGAAGATGCGGGTTTATGAAACCGCTGCAGACACCTGCGTTCTGCCCGACATGTATATGGTCGCCAGGCTGGATGGTCGTGGATTTACCCGGCTCACGAAAGAAGTCTGCGCGTTCGAACGCCCCTTTGACGCGCAGTTCCGGGACATGATGGTCCGAACCACTAAAGCCTTATTGAGCTGCGGTTTCCGAATTGTTTATGCCTTTACCGAAAGCGACGAAATCTCGCTGCTCTTTGATCGTGAAGAGCAGCTGTTCGGGCGAAAGCTCCGCAAACTGAATTCCCTCCTGGCCGGGGAAGCCAGCGCACAGTTCTCACTGCAACTGGGACAGGTCGCCACGTTTGACTGCCGGATTTCACAACTGCCCAACCAGGACCGGGTGATTGACTATTTCCGCTGGCGCAGTGCTGATGCGGCTCGCAATGCCTTGAACGCACACTGTTACTGGTGCCTCCGCAAAGAGGGACGCGACGCCCGCCAGGCCACTCAAGAGCTCTCCGGCCTGACTTTCGGCCAAAAAAACGAACTCCTGTTCCAGCGGGGCATCAACTTCAACGATCTGCCCGCCCGGCAGAAACAGGGAATCGCGGTCTACTGGGAAGAGTTTGACAAACCGGCCGTCAATCCCCTCACCGGGGAAGCGGTTGTCGCGCTCCGCCGCCGGCTCATCGTCAACGATCAGCTTCCCCGTAAAACAGAGTACACTGAGTTTCTGACGCAACTGCTCGACGCTTCCTGA